One Triticum dicoccoides isolate Atlit2015 ecotype Zavitan chromosome 4B, WEW_v2.0, whole genome shotgun sequence genomic window carries:
- the LOC119292058 gene encoding heavy metal-associated isoprenylated plant protein 30-like: MSVSSALSSFLYGCFNPAGGRYHHHRAGAYYHSSHPTSADTLYYNQGGFAGGRRMGRSSRPLSLQTVELKVRMCCSGCARVVKHALTKLRGVDSVEVEVEMEKVTVTGYVERHRVLKEVRRAGKKAEFWPNPDQPLHFTTAKDYFHDQESFRPSYNYYRHGYNGDKHGHLPEPHRGSDPVSNMFNDDDVNACSIM, translated from the exons ATGTCTGTGTCGTCGGCGCTGTCGTCGTTCCTGTACGGCTGCTTCAACCCGGCGGGCGGGCGGTACCACCACCACCGCGCGGGGGCCTACTACCACAGCAGCCACCCCACGAGCGCCGACACCCTGTACTACAACCAGGGCGGGTTCGCCGGCGGCCGCAGGATGGGCCGGAGCAGCCGGCCGCTGTCCCTGCAG ACGGTGGAGCTGAAGGTGCGGATGTGCTGCTCGGGGTGCGCGCGGGTGGTGAAGCACGCGCTGACGAAGCTGCGCGGGGTGGACagcgtggaggtggaggtggagatgGAGAAGGTGACGGTGACCGGGTACGTGGAGCGGCACCGGGTGCTCAAGGAGGTGCGGCGcgccgggaagaaggccgagttCTGGCCCAACCCGGACCAGCCGCTGCACTTCACCACCGCCAAGGACTACTTCCACGACCAGGAGTCGTTCCGCCCCAGCTACAACTACTACCGCCACGGCTACAACGGCGACAAGCACGGCCACCTCCCCGAGCCCCACCGCGGCTCCGACCCCGTCAGCAACATGTTCAACGACGACGACGTCAACGCCTGCTCCATCATGTAA